The proteins below come from a single Microtus ochrogaster isolate Prairie Vole_2 chromosome 8, MicOch1.0, whole genome shotgun sequence genomic window:
- the Trub1 gene encoding probable tRNA pseudouridine synthase 1, whose product MAAAEAEVASPPIADSASDAAETAAVVAARTSSPAQVSKAALAAKLLSLSGVFAVHKPKGPTSAELLNRLKEKLLAEAGMPSPEWHKRQKQTLKIGHGGTLDSAAQGVLVVGIGRGTKMLTSMLSGSKRYIATGELGKATDTLDSTGKVTDEKPYDKITQEDIEGVLQKFTGNIMQVPPLYSALKKDGQRLSTLMKRGEAVEARPARLVTVYSISLLRFQPPLFTLDVECGGGFYIRSLVNDIGKELSSCANVRELTRTKQGPFTLEEHALPEDRWTIDDITQALQHCPSLLPEESAFKKPKSEKSSDQVLSYEYITLSETKREEDAIKTL is encoded by the exons ATGGCAGCTGCTGAGGCAGAGGTGGCTTCCCCTCCGATTGCCGACTCAGCCTCTGATGCTGCAGAAACAGCGGCAGTGGTAGCGGCCCGGACCAGTTCGCCAGCCCAGGTCTCCAAGGCAGCCCTGGCTGCTAAGCTGCTGTCGCTCAGCGGCGTGTTCGCCGTGCACAAGCCCAAAGGGCCCACTTCAGCCGAGCTGCTGAATCGGCTGAAGGAGAAGCTGCTGGCAG AAGCTGGAATGCCTTCCCCGGAATGGCACAAGAGGCAAAAGCAGACATTGAAAATTGGGCACGGAGGGACGCTGGACAGTGCTGCACAAGGAGTGCTGG tGGTTGGGATTGGAAGAGGAACAAAAATGTTGACCAGCATGCTGTCGGGGTCCAAG AGGTATATTGCCACTGGAGAACTGGGGAAAGCTACCGACACACTGGATTCTACTGGGAAGGTAACGGACGAGAAGCCATATG ATAAAATAACACAAGAAGATATTGAAGGCGTTCTGCAGAAGTTCACTGGGAATATAATGCAAGTCCCCCCACT CTATTCTGCGCTGAAGAAGGATGGCCAAAGGCTTTCGACGTTAATGAAGAGAGGCGAAGCGGTTGAGGCCAGACCTGCCAGACTAGTGACTGTCTACAGCATCTCCCTCCTGAGGTTCCAGCCACCGCTTTTCACATTAG ATGTTGAGTGCGGAGGAGGCTTTTACATCAGAAGCTTGGTCAATGACATTGGCAAAG AGCTCTCTTCCTGTGCCAACGTGCGGGAGCTGACCCGCACCAAACAGGGGCCATTTACTCTGGAGGAGCACGCCCTCCCTGAAGACAGATGGACCATCGATGACATCACACAGGCCCTTCAGCACTGCCCATCCCTTCTGCCAGAGGAGTCGGCGTTTAAAAAGCCGAAATCTGAGAAATCCAGTGACCAGGTTTTAAGCTATGAATATATAACTCTAAGcgagacaaagagagaagaggatgCAATTAAGACCCTCTGA